From a region of the Corallococcus coralloides DSM 2259 genome:
- a CDS encoding TonB-dependent receptor has protein sequence MQVKQVLRETGVVLAAGLLYGSAAFAQSSVIIGTVINTEDKKPAADVVVTATSPNLQGEQTVVTDAQGNYRIPQLPPGTYTLRFEKETFKPYARPEIQLLLNRTIRVNVELLPDSFTQTVDVIGTPPTIDVGSTNQGVNVDQEFIKRIAVARPVGKGGATRSFESLAELAPGAQSDQYGVSINGTTSPENGYVVDGLSTNDPAFGVNASPLSIEFVQDVNIITGGYMPEFGRSTGGVINAVTRSGSNEFHGSVFANWTPGALEGNRKLVIEDGTTITGLNALSNLGDFGATLGGPILKDKLWFFAGFAPSFQRYEHTRALNAFTLDDDGAVAKDANGFSVVQEIPGSQRTYFADSRTIQFMGKLTYLINQDHNVSFALNGTPTVSGGLGKLRIDPRSGGLPAAQNSRPEDIGQTETRANTTALALKYAGAFMDKKILVDANLGWFHQTAGTPPADGSAIGSTEGLAGYSLAMYTRRRAITTFENVPNAEQYCGTTAAEQAVRCPTTNYYVGGPGFMSEATLDRYQINAKATYLLNALGTHVFKAGVDTEFLTFDQKKAYSGSVFLQEAGAASDVQLNGVTRRIWSDNRRYGYQTAPDTPVFETLQASSTSGTTIGGFLQDSWSIANRVTLNLGVRYDVQSMYGGNDQLALKLANQWSPRIGAVVDPFANGRAKLFVNFARYYEQVPLNMMDRAFPGERRFSARRYLTEPGSDVPGCDPSTLEGQRGNCSDRQYIVPRAESTLNSNQYFSGGLVQSEPVDPDIEPQSSDEIVVGGEYELLANTRLGATYTHRDMNKVIEDMSRDDGNTYFLGNPGSGFAKEFPTPVRDYDAVTVYLNRTFTDGWLAQASYTWSRLYGNYPGLFRPENNQLDPNILADFDLVALLNNRSGLLPFDRTHAIKVFGAKEFNISNALSASIGLSYRGNSGTPISYLGAYPGYGQDETFILPRGSGGRTPWINSVDSNVGVNYRVSKDSVVSFTLDVFNLFNFQGVDSVDESYTFEQVLPVYDAKTNTPGNVSDLPTADSAGNVPAAAGGKLAYEDVNQNYKNPDRYQAPRQIRFGVRYTF, from the coding sequence ATGCAAGTGAAACAAGTACTTCGGGAAACCGGAGTCGTCCTTGCTGCGGGTCTGTTGTACGGATCCGCGGCTTTCGCGCAGTCCAGCGTCATCATCGGCACTGTCATCAATACTGAGGACAAGAAGCCGGCAGCAGATGTCGTTGTGACCGCCACCTCGCCCAACCTGCAGGGCGAGCAGACCGTGGTTACCGACGCACAGGGTAACTACCGTATTCCCCAGCTCCCGCCGGGCACGTATACGTTGCGGTTCGAGAAGGAGACGTTCAAGCCTTACGCCCGCCCCGAAATCCAGCTGCTCCTGAACCGCACCATCCGTGTGAACGTGGAGCTCCTGCCGGACTCCTTCACGCAGACGGTTGACGTTATTGGTACGCCGCCGACGATCGACGTCGGTTCGACGAACCAGGGCGTCAACGTTGATCAGGAGTTCATCAAGCGCATCGCGGTGGCCCGTCCGGTCGGCAAGGGCGGCGCGACGCGCTCGTTCGAGTCCCTGGCCGAGCTCGCCCCGGGCGCCCAGTCCGACCAGTACGGCGTGTCCATCAACGGCACGACCTCGCCTGAGAACGGCTACGTGGTGGACGGTCTGTCCACGAACGACCCGGCCTTCGGCGTGAACGCCAGCCCGCTGAGCATCGAGTTCGTGCAGGACGTGAACATCATCACCGGCGGTTACATGCCGGAGTTCGGTCGCTCCACGGGCGGTGTGATCAACGCGGTGACCCGGTCCGGTTCCAACGAGTTCCACGGCTCCGTGTTCGCCAACTGGACGCCGGGCGCCCTGGAAGGCAACCGCAAGCTGGTCATCGAGGACGGCACCACGATCACCGGCCTGAACGCCCTGAGCAACCTGGGCGACTTCGGCGCCACCCTCGGTGGTCCCATCCTCAAGGACAAGCTCTGGTTCTTCGCCGGCTTCGCGCCGTCGTTCCAGCGCTACGAGCACACCCGCGCCCTCAACGCCTTCACGCTGGATGACGATGGCGCGGTGGCGAAGGATGCGAACGGCTTCAGCGTCGTCCAGGAGATCCCGGGTTCCCAGCGGACGTACTTCGCTGACTCCCGCACGATCCAGTTCATGGGCAAGCTGACCTACCTCATCAACCAGGACCACAACGTGTCGTTCGCCCTGAACGGCACCCCGACCGTGTCGGGTGGTCTGGGCAAGCTGCGGATCGACCCCCGTTCGGGCGGTCTGCCGGCGGCGCAGAACTCGCGCCCTGAGGACATCGGCCAGACTGAGACGCGCGCCAACACCACGGCGCTCGCCCTCAAGTACGCCGGCGCCTTCATGGACAAGAAGATCCTGGTCGACGCCAACCTCGGTTGGTTCCACCAGACCGCGGGTACGCCTCCTGCGGACGGCAGCGCCATCGGCTCGACGGAGGGCCTGGCGGGCTACTCGCTGGCCATGTACACGCGCCGTCGCGCGATCACCACGTTCGAGAACGTCCCCAACGCCGAGCAGTACTGCGGCACGACGGCGGCGGAGCAGGCCGTGCGTTGCCCGACGACGAACTACTACGTGGGCGGCCCCGGCTTCATGTCCGAGGCGACGCTGGACCGCTACCAGATCAACGCCAAGGCCACCTACCTGCTGAACGCCCTGGGCACGCACGTGTTCAAGGCGGGCGTGGACACGGAGTTCCTGACCTTCGATCAGAAGAAGGCCTACTCCGGTAGCGTGTTCCTGCAGGAGGCCGGTGCGGCCAGCGACGTGCAGCTCAACGGCGTGACCCGGCGCATCTGGTCGGACAACCGCCGCTACGGCTACCAGACGGCCCCGGACACCCCGGTGTTCGAGACCCTGCAGGCGTCCTCCACGAGCGGCACCACCATCGGTGGCTTCCTCCAGGACAGCTGGTCCATCGCCAACCGCGTCACGCTGAACCTCGGCGTGCGCTACGACGTGCAGTCCATGTACGGCGGCAACGACCAACTGGCGCTGAAGCTGGCCAACCAGTGGTCGCCCCGCATCGGCGCCGTGGTGGATCCGTTCGCCAACGGCCGCGCGAAGCTGTTCGTGAACTTCGCCCGTTACTACGAGCAGGTTCCGCTCAACATGATGGACCGCGCCTTCCCGGGTGAGCGCCGCTTCAGCGCGCGTCGCTACCTGACGGAGCCGGGGTCGGATGTTCCTGGCTGCGATCCGTCCACGCTGGAAGGCCAGCGCGGCAACTGCTCGGACCGCCAGTACATCGTGCCGCGCGCCGAGTCGACGCTGAACTCCAACCAGTACTTCAGCGGCGGTCTGGTGCAGAGCGAGCCGGTCGATCCGGACATCGAGCCCCAGTCCTCCGACGAAATCGTGGTCGGCGGCGAGTACGAGCTCCTGGCGAACACCCGCCTGGGCGCGACGTACACGCACCGCGACATGAACAAGGTCATCGAGGACATGAGCCGCGATGACGGCAACACGTACTTCCTCGGTAACCCTGGCAGCGGCTTCGCCAAGGAGTTCCCGACGCCGGTGCGTGACTACGACGCGGTCACCGTCTACCTGAACCGCACGTTCACGGACGGCTGGCTGGCGCAGGCGAGCTACACGTGGTCCCGCCTGTACGGCAACTACCCCGGTCTGTTCCGTCCGGAGAACAACCAGCTCGACCCGAACATCCTCGCGGACTTCGACCTGGTGGCCCTCCTGAACAACCGCTCGGGTCTGCTGCCCTTCGACCGTACGCACGCCATCAAGGTGTTCGGCGCCAAGGAGTTCAACATCTCCAACGCGCTGTCGGCGAGCATCGGTCTGTCCTACCGCGGCAACTCCGGTACGCCCATCAGCTACCTCGGCGCGTACCCGGGCTACGGCCAGGATGAGACGTTCATCCTGCCGCGCGGCAGCGGCGGTCGCACCCCGTGGATCAACAGCGTTGACTCCAACGTGGGCGTGAACTACCGCGTGAGCAAGGACAGCGTGGTGTCCTTCACCCTGGACGTGTTCAACCTCTTCAACTTCCAGGGCGTGGACAGCGTCGACGAGTCCTACACCTTCGAGCAGGTGCTCCCGGTGTACGACGCGAAGACGAACACCCCGGGCAATGTGTCGGACCTGCCCACGGCGGACAGCGCGGGTAACGTCCCGGCGGCGGCGGGTGGCAAGCTGGCCTACGAAGACGTGAACCAGAACTACAAGAACCCGGACCGTTACCAGGCCCCGCGGCAGATCCGCTTCGGTGTCCGGTACACGTTCTAA
- a CDS encoding radical SAM protein yields the protein MEGRYELIEHVCSLLADEAGTLRKEAPYRVALCYPSPYHVGMSSLGYQAIYREVHAHAGATAERVFLPDDVETYKRTRTPLFTWESQAPVSSFEMLAFSVAYELELSGLFTMLELSGLPVLSSERDARHPLVVAGGPLTFSNPDPLEPFVDVLVQGEAEDLIHVLLEAAASMEREALLDHLAKVPGFRVPGRGGARYHVAKATDARLPARTQIITPHTELRSMFLIEPERGCSRGCHYCVMRRTTNGGMRTVPPERVLSLIPEHAKRVGLVGAAVTDHPRIVELLRTIVDSGREVGVSSLRADRLTQELVDQLRRGGATNLTVAADGASQKMRDLVDRKHSEEQIVRAARFARTAGMKQLKVYNVVGLPHEEDADIDELIRFTTELSRILPVALGVAPFVAKRNTPLDGAPFAGLREVENKLERLRKGLRGRAEVRPTSARWAWVEYMLAQCGPEAGLAAMDAWRAGGSFAAWKRAFQERGCEPYMARRVEDGRRQPTVWPIVPGRPPPQPSAA from the coding sequence ATGGAGGGCCGTTACGAACTCATTGAGCACGTCTGCTCACTGCTGGCGGACGAAGCAGGGACGCTCCGCAAGGAGGCGCCCTACCGGGTCGCGCTCTGCTACCCGAGCCCCTACCACGTGGGCATGAGCTCGCTGGGTTACCAGGCCATCTACCGGGAGGTGCATGCGCACGCGGGCGCGACCGCCGAGCGTGTCTTCCTTCCCGATGATGTCGAGACATACAAGAGAACACGGACGCCATTGTTTACCTGGGAATCCCAGGCACCCGTGTCTAGCTTTGAAATGCTTGCCTTTTCAGTTGCCTATGAATTGGAGCTTTCAGGCTTGTTCACGATGTTGGAGTTGTCTGGTTTGCCGGTTCTTTCATCGGAACGGGATGCCAGACATCCGCTGGTGGTGGCGGGCGGCCCGCTGACGTTCTCCAACCCGGATCCGCTGGAGCCCTTCGTGGACGTGCTCGTCCAGGGGGAGGCGGAGGATCTGATCCACGTGCTGCTGGAGGCCGCGGCCTCGATGGAGCGCGAGGCGCTGCTGGACCACCTGGCGAAGGTCCCCGGCTTCCGGGTGCCCGGGCGGGGTGGGGCGCGCTACCACGTGGCGAAGGCGACGGACGCCCGGCTGCCGGCGCGCACGCAGATCATCACGCCCCACACGGAGCTCCGGTCGATGTTCCTCATCGAGCCGGAGCGGGGCTGCTCCCGTGGCTGCCACTACTGCGTCATGCGCCGCACCACGAACGGCGGCATGCGCACGGTGCCGCCGGAGCGCGTCCTGTCGCTCATCCCGGAACATGCGAAGCGCGTGGGCCTGGTGGGCGCGGCGGTGACGGACCACCCGCGCATCGTGGAGCTCCTGCGCACCATCGTGGACTCCGGGCGCGAGGTGGGCGTGTCCTCGCTGCGGGCGGACCGGCTCACGCAGGAGCTGGTGGATCAGCTCCGGCGGGGCGGGGCGACGAACCTCACGGTGGCCGCGGACGGGGCGTCCCAGAAGATGCGGGACCTGGTGGACCGCAAGCACTCCGAGGAGCAGATCGTCCGCGCGGCCCGGTTCGCTCGCACGGCGGGCATGAAGCAGCTCAAGGTCTACAACGTGGTGGGCCTGCCCCATGAGGAGGACGCGGACATCGACGAGCTGATCCGCTTCACCACGGAGCTGTCGCGCATCCTGCCGGTGGCGCTGGGGGTCGCGCCCTTCGTGGCCAAGCGCAACACGCCGCTGGACGGGGCGCCCTTCGCGGGCCTGCGGGAAGTGGAGAACAAGCTGGAGCGGCTGCGCAAGGGGCTGCGGGGGAGGGCGGAGGTGCGGCCCACGTCCGCGCGCTGGGCCTGGGTGGAGTACATGCTGGCCCAGTGCGGTCCGGAGGCGGGGCTCGCGGCCATGGACGCCTGGCGCGCGGGGGGCAGCTTCGCCGCGTGGAAGCGGGCCTTCCAGGAGCGCGGGTGCGAGCCGTACATGGCCCGCCGGGTGGAGGACGGGCGGCGCCAGCCCACGGTGTGGCCCATCGTGCCGGGCCGCCCGCCGCCCCAGCCGTCCGCCGCCTGA
- a CDS encoding DUF4920 domain-containing protein: MHMLRTALVMLVAAPLVALAADKTPKPAAKAAEASKAEAAASDCHHPADAKTPEAAKAANPGDWTLTRGEPLKGEKTVKLSELLAKPQAHDGKVVRVEGQVRKACEKKGCWMELAQDAKSPGVRVTFKDYGFFVPLDSAGSQARVEGVVKVAELSDAHAKHYEAEGAIVPRGTDGKPREVQLVASGVELRR; encoded by the coding sequence ATGCACATGCTCCGCACCGCCCTCGTGATGCTGGTCGCCGCGCCCCTCGTGGCCCTCGCGGCGGACAAGACGCCCAAGCCCGCCGCCAAGGCCGCGGAAGCGTCCAAGGCCGAAGCCGCGGCGAGCGACTGCCACCACCCCGCCGACGCGAAGACGCCCGAGGCCGCCAAGGCCGCGAACCCTGGCGACTGGACGCTCACCCGCGGCGAGCCCCTCAAGGGCGAGAAGACGGTGAAGCTGTCGGAGCTGCTCGCGAAGCCCCAGGCCCACGACGGCAAGGTCGTGCGCGTGGAGGGCCAGGTGCGCAAGGCGTGTGAGAAGAAGGGCTGCTGGATGGAGCTGGCCCAGGACGCCAAGAGCCCCGGCGTGCGCGTGACGTTCAAGGACTACGGCTTCTTCGTCCCGCTGGACTCCGCGGGCTCGCAGGCGCGCGTGGAGGGCGTGGTGAAGGTCGCGGAGCTGAGCGACGCCCACGCGAAGCACTACGAGGCCGAGGGCGCCATCGTCCCGCGCGGCACCGACGGCAAGCCCCGCGAGGTGCAGCTGGTGGCCTCCGGCGTCGAGCTGCGCCGCTAG
- a CDS encoding DUF2752 domain-containing protein yields MKVTIPAPNRRLGTFEWLGLVGLGGLLLGRYVPVARIIPFWGCVLREHTGWPCLGCGLTRVADRVAHFNIPGAWEANPLGTVCALLFALAAVATVLHFLFAMPIPEVELEEREWRWIRIAFPLVLLVNYAYVVVHTRFPHLLS; encoded by the coding sequence ATGAAGGTCACCATCCCCGCTCCCAACCGCCGGTTGGGCACATTCGAATGGCTCGGGCTCGTCGGGCTCGGGGGGCTGCTCCTGGGGCGCTACGTCCCCGTGGCCCGCATCATCCCGTTCTGGGGCTGTGTGCTGCGCGAGCACACGGGCTGGCCCTGCCTGGGCTGTGGGCTCACCCGCGTGGCGGACCGCGTCGCGCACTTCAACATCCCGGGGGCGTGGGAGGCCAACCCCCTGGGCACCGTGTGCGCGCTCTTGTTCGCGCTGGCCGCGGTGGCGACGGTGCTGCACTTCCTCTTCGCGATGCCCATCCCGGAGGTGGAGCTGGAGGAGCGCGAGTGGCGGTGGATCCGCATCGCGTTCCCGCTGGTGTTGCTGGTCAATTACGCCTACGTCGTGGTGCACACCCGTTTCCCGCATCTGCTGTCCTGA